In Cicer arietinum cultivar CDC Frontier isolate Library 1 chromosome 7, Cicar.CDCFrontier_v2.0, whole genome shotgun sequence, the genomic window CTAATTTCATGCAAAAAACAAGGACACCGCATAAGAGTTTCAGCCAATGGTTAAAGCAAACAACTCCAGTAGCCATACGCTAGCTTAccaatacaataataaaatggtaTAGGATGCTTTGACAGTATCCTATCCCAACCATCATCAAATGAGTTCCTGAAGTTCCCATCTTTATCCATGATGTACGCAAAGCCACCAATAGCAGCAATCACCTGgcaaataaatagaaaatcatGAATGAGGCGCTTTCTGTGTAAACACCCACCTCCCAAAACATGTAGCACAGGTAAACTTGAACAGCGGACAATATGATAACaaaagtcaaaacaacaagACAGGTCAACCCATAATCAATTTATGTAAAGAACAGAACTAGAAGCACCATAAAAATAATTCCTTTAAGAGGCCTAAAATTACCAATAGTACTGTGGCAAGCAACTGGTCATCTTATTAGATGTGCCCTAATAAAACTGAAATTCTTCATCTTATGTCCATTGATGTCTCCTTACCAAACTGACACCAGCACAATCACAGCTTCTATATCTAACTGTTCCTCGGTCCACGCAATACAGACATTTTGTTTTCAATAACTACTGTTTTGAATGTCGACATAAAAGTTTAGTTTAGCAATCGCACAAGACAAACACCATCTTGTTTCTGAAAATGAGCTCTTGTAGCAAGTACCATTTCACCATGATAATGATGTAGGATTGAAAGAAGTAATAATATAACATGTAGGATCGAATTGATAATAACAAATAACACCCCCTTTAGGATGTGgcttaaaaaaaaagattgaattgaaacaaaaataatagaagCAACGAAAACTTACACATTCAATATGAAAGGATATAATGTTAACAATACTCACAGTTTGTACAGCCAGAAAAACAAGGAAAACATCCCTTGCCACAAAAAGCCTGAACTTTATTTGACGCCAAGAGTTGTCCTCAAACATTTCAACTCGAAGATGAAATTGGGCTTTGCAGGTGGAGCAATGTGAAAAGGCAAATCCTTCCTATGAATTACAGAATAAAAGGTTCGTGTAAATTTGATTTGATATGAACCAATAAAGACTAGCAGTTAAAATTAGGCATGAAGAccagaataaaaaaatatatacctttACTGAGCGCCAGTGATCAAGACAAGAACGATGAACAAACTGTTGGGTTCCTTTGCACATGCATGGAGATATCAATTCATCCTCTGTTAAACCACACAAAAAATAAGTTTAGCGAAACAAGTGTTAACCATGTAATAACAGCCAAAATTGACAAGTTAAAGAATTCCAAAAAAATGtcacaaaattgaaaatgaataatCACCAAAATCAGAATCGGTTTCGAGGCAAATTCGACAACAAGGGAGTAAACCAGCCTCAACATCTTCCTGATCCTTAATCTCAGTAGAACTTCCAGGGGATGATTCATCTTGAACATCATCTTGATGATCGAGTAAAGGATCAGAATCACTAGGGTTTTGCAGAATCGGTGGAGGCTGAAGCTGAACTTCTCCAATCATAATGAAACCGTTCAATCAATGAAGCTTAGAAATTGAAAACCCTAAGACAAAGTCAAGGATGGAAATGAATACTAAAAATGGAAAGAGTGAATAGAATGAATTTGGAANNNNNNNNNNNNNNNNNNNNNNNNNNNNNNNNNNNNNNNNNNNNNNNNNNNNNNNNNNNNNNNNNNNNNNNNNNNNNNNNNNNNNNNNNNNNNNNNNNNNNNNNNNNNNNNNNNNNNNNNNNNNNNNNNNNNNNNNNNNNNNNNNNNNNNNNNNNNNNNNNNNNNNNNNNNNNNNNNNNNNNNNNNNNNNNNNNNNNNNNNNNNNNNNNNNNNNNNNNNNNNNNNNNNNNNNNNNNNNNNNNNNNNNNATAgaatgaaaatggaaaaaagaGGGAAACTAGGAAGGGTGTTGATTACTTTAGGAATGTCGATGGTAACAGTGCAGTGGAGGAGGGTAAATGCCTAAATGGTAGGTGTGTCCTCTATCACTATTCTTTTGGATTTTTCTTCTGCTTAATTTCATTCGGTGAAATGTGAATGGAAACACGATGGTATAGAGTACACCTACTCCTTTCTCGCCTTATCTTAAAAGGATGCAAATctattcaacaacaaaaataaaaggtgAAAGTGTAATAATAGTTTgacatttctttaaaaaaataaataaaggtgcAAATAAATGAGATTCATTTTGATATAACTTAAACATAGGTAGAAAGAAATAAACTCAGCTCTTTTATGTGATATAATGATtatcataatataaaaatattttacattgttaatacatatcaatatatattattttctttatagaatgttcaaatatattttttaattatatattttttaatatattattaattaatcataattatttaattatttttttcttcaatttataggGTCAAAGTGTCTATGAGATGAAAttgaattttggttttttgattGTTTTGCAGTATAAATCAAGCAATACTACATAAATAGGAAAATAAGTGGTGAAGATGATAGCTTATTAGtataaaagaagaaagaaaataaattgaaaacagGGAGTTATATGAGTCCCTAATACAGGAAAAATGAGTTACATATAGATTTTTGTCGTT contains:
- the LOC101496257 gene encoding uncharacterized protein, producing the protein MIGEVQLQPPPILQNPSDSDPLLDHQDDVQDESSPGSSTEIKDQEDVEAGLLPCCRICLETDSDFEDELISPCMCKGTQQFVHRSCLDHWRSVKEGFAFSHCSTCKAQFHLRVEMFEDNSWRQIKFRLFVARDVFLVFLAVQTVIAAIGGFAYIMDKDGNFRNSFDDGWDRILSKHPIPFYYCIGVVAFFVLIGFFGLILHCSSLNSNDPRMAGCQNCCYGWGILDCFPASMEACFALVVVFVVIFAILGVAYGFLASTMAIQRIWQRHYHILTKRELTKEYIVEDLQGCYFPPKLDPEHESRLKMLKLL